The Thalassoglobus sp. JC818 genome segment ATTAGCGAATGTTCCAACACTGTTCGATTTCGAGAAGGGCCCGCGAGTAAAGCTACTTTATTGCAACTCGACGGTTTCTACAATTCACATGCACCGAGGCTATTTCGAAACCGCTTTTTTGTCGATTGGCAAGAAAGTTGCAAATCCAATAGAAACGGGTTTTGAAATGTGCTTTAACGAAGTCATCACTTGAATTGAGAAACTGATCTTTGTGTGCACTTCAGAAGAAACGCCCCAATTGACCTAATTTTCTCAGGGACAACAGCGACACTACGAAAGACAGGACGCAAGAAAGTATCCGATGTCACAGTGAAGGCGATTCCGGTAACACATCTTTGCTGCATCGCTAGGAGGACATTCTCTTCAGTTAATCCACCGTCGACATCGATTCTCAATGTAATTGGACAGAGCTGCTTGCGAGTGTGAAAATCAAGGCCGACATAACCAGGCAAGCCGTATTCATTCGCGATCTCTATACCTGATTCACTTGGCGCCCATCCATCAGATTTTCGATTCCAAACTTCAACTCCATCTAGCAAGTCTTTCCATTCCGGTAGAAAATTCTTCCAGGCATTCTTGCGAGCAGGGTGTGCGAACACACAGATGCCCTCGTGAATCTTGACATGCCTCAAAAGATCTACAGTTGGGACGTTTTCTCCTGCAAATGGAACATCTCCCCAGGTTAAGACGTGGTTTGTATTCGTTGACTCGCTGTACTCGATTCCTGAAATAACCAAAAACCCATCTGAAGATACAGTTCGACACTCATTGCGATGCCGGAGCCTCTTTTCTTCAGACCATCCACGATCGTGCTCTGTCAGAAGCACAACATCGTATCCTCGACCCTTGAAGAGTTGTGACAACTCATTGATCGTCCAAGACCCGTCATAAGACCAAGTCGAATGAACGTGACACGCAGCGCGAAGAATCATCTTGACCTCAGTTTGTCAAAGACTTGCTTTTTGAGTGTCAGTAACGTGTCTAAAACGAAAACCATCGGATCTGACCAACGGAAGCTGTACCAGGATTGAAATGGAGTCCATTTAAGAAGTCGAAGTATTGTCCATGTGACTGACGGCCATTGTTGAATCGCATCTGACTGAGGTCCACGAACCACCATTATTAGGTGAACAATCTCTCTTCCAAGATTACGGCATATCTTGTGAGAGCAGTTTTCGGGTGGAGGCGGTGAGAGTTCAGCCCCCAACTTTTGTTGCACAGTCCAGGACGGATATTCGAAACCGCAACTTCGAGCGAGAGCCATGCTTCCCCATGGTCGCCCATTCAGTTCCATAAACCAATAATTTTCAGATTCATCCATCAGAGTTTCGACCATAAACAGTCCATGCCATTCGGCTTTACTAATGAATCTCCTAACCTGCTCGGCAAGAGTCGGAACCACTTCGATCGATTGACATGCACTTGAACCGGAACCATGAGGGTTCATCATTCGGATTCGAGAGTGCCCAATAAGATGCAAAGCTTTGCCGTGCTTTGCGATACCAAAAACTCCGACTCCCTGCCCGTGAAGAATTGGCTGCAGCAACATTGGCTCTTGCCCATTCCACACTTTAACCGCTTGAGCCATTTCATTTCCATCGTTGCAATAATAAGCCTTTCCGCGAGTTACTTTGTTGCCCGATACGCGTGCTGCCATTGCAGGTTTGAATATGACAGGATAGGCGATATTCTCGATGCGGAGATCGTCAACAGATTGAATGAAATGCGTCTCCGGTACATCCATCCCCGACTCCACAGCTACCTGAATCTGGAGACGTTTGTCAAGTGCAAACGATGCATTCGCGCCATCTGCACACGCGAGTGGAATCAGCGTGCCATCTTTGTTCAAGGAGGAGCAAACCAATAAAGCCTGATCGTCTAACGGCAGGACTGCATCAAAACAATGCCTCTTGTATACAGTGACCAACTCTTCTTGGCATTGCAGAACACTGACCTCTGGCGCTGTGATCTCAATAATCTCTACAAAACGACTCCAGCGAAGGCTGCATGAAGTCGCTTTTCTCTGGAATACAACAACTGAGAAACCTGAGTCAATCAAACTCCATACGACTTCCGGTGCTGAAATCGCATCCGCGAACCCAATCAGAATACGTGGTTGCTGACGGCCTCCAATAGAAGTCTTCATGACTGACGAACCAAAAAGCGTTTCATTGTTATCATACGAGCACCTCTAATACTTGATTTGACACCTATTAAATTAGTAACCATCCTCACCGCCTCAATTGTTGTG includes the following:
- a CDS encoding ATP-grasp domain-containing protein, which encodes MKTSIGGRQQPRILIGFADAISAPEVVWSLIDSGFSVVVFQRKATSCSLRWSRFVEIIEITAPEVSVLQCQEELVTVYKRHCFDAVLPLDDQALLVCSSLNKDGTLIPLACADGANASFALDKRLQIQVAVESGMDVPETHFIQSVDDLRIENIAYPVIFKPAMAARVSGNKVTRGKAYYCNDGNEMAQAVKVWNGQEPMLLQPILHGQGVGVFGIAKHGKALHLIGHSRIRMMNPHGSGSSACQSIEVVPTLAEQVRRFISKAEWHGLFMVETLMDESENYWFMELNGRPWGSMALARSCGFEYPSWTVQQKLGAELSPPPPENCSHKICRNLGREIVHLIMVVRGPQSDAIQQWPSVTWTILRLLKWTPFQSWYSFRWSDPMVFVLDTLLTLKKQVFDKLRSR